In one window of Brassica rapa cultivar Chiifu-401-42 chromosome A07, CAAS_Brap_v3.01, whole genome shotgun sequence DNA:
- the LOC103830841 gene encoding agamous-like MADS-box protein AGL12: MARGKIQLKRIENPVHRQVTFCKRRTGLLKKAKELSVLCDAEVGVMIFSPQGKLFELATKGTMEGMIDKYMKCTGGGGRGSSSATFTAQEQLQPPTLDPKDQVNELKQEIDMLQKGIRYMFGGGDGTMNLQELLLLEKHLEYWISHIRSAKMDIMLQEIQSLRNTEGVLKNANKYLLEKIEENNNSVLDANFATVETNYSYPLTMPSEIFEF; encoded by the exons ATGGCTCGTGGAAAGATTCAGCTGAAGAGGATCGAGAACCCGGTTCACAGACAAGTGACGTTTTGCAAGAGGAGAACCGGTCTCCTCAAGAAGGCTAAGGAGCTCTCTGTGCTCTGCGACGCTGAGGTCGGCGTTATGATTTTCTCTCCCCAGGGCAAGCTATTTGAGCTCGCTACTAAAGG aacaATGGAAGGAATGATTGATAAGTACATGAAGTGtactggtggtggtggtcgtgGTTCTTCTTCTGCTACTTTTACTGCTCAAGAACAACTTCAACCTCCAACTCTT GATCCAAAAGATCAGGTCAATGAGCTTAAGCAAGAGATTGATATGCTTCAGAAAGGAATAAg GTATATGTTTGGAGGAGGAGATGGGACGATGAATCTTCAAGAACTTCTTTTGCTTGAGAAGCATCTTGAGTATTGGATTTCCCATATTCGCTCTGCTAAG ATGGACATTATGCTTCAAGAAATTCAGTCCTTAAGGAACACG GAAGGGGTCCTCAAAAATGCCAATAAGTACCTCCTCGAAAAG ATTGAGGAGAACAACAATAGCGTATTAGATGCTAACTTCGCAACTGTGGAGACTAACTATTCTTATCCGCTAACAATGCCAAGTGAAATATTTGAGTTCTAG